In one Candidatus Nealsonbacteria bacterium genomic region, the following are encoded:
- a CDS encoding nucleotidyltransferase domain-containing protein produces the protein MVYKRLKSCNIPRLRYTHLQQALEKKVKELIKNPNVKGIIIFGSIARGDYDANSDIELKVIDKGIKDHKVLLSREGEVDFNIHFNHSLNLKKRKQVKWRIEPPFAKSWIVIDKTGELRKLQQFDQKMSKKGREPLEKEEKLSFSHRLAELVRECKRFHNNPATLFLLLSEFIRSSLQFYYALNRIWWPGFKKVMDDIENRNSDIAKLIKEVISQGDPDYRIRLAEEILKELKS, from the coding sequence ATGGTTTATAAAAGATTAAAAAGCTGCAACATCCCACGTCTCAGATATACTCATTTGCAACAAGCTTTAGAGAAAAAAGTCAAAGAGCTAATTAAAAATCCTAATGTAAAAGGTATTATTATTTTCGGCTCAATAGCACGTGGAGATTATGATGCTAATAGCGATATTGAATTAAAAGTTATTGATAAAGGAATAAAAGACCACAAAGTTTTATTAAGCAGGGAGGGAGAAGTTGATTTCAATATTCACTTCAATCATTCTCTGAATCTTAAAAAACGTAAACAGGTAAAATGGAGAATAGAGCCACCTTTTGCTAAGAGTTGGATAGTTATTGATAAAACAGGAGAATTAAGAAAACTTCAACAATTTGACCAAAAAATGAGTAAAAAAGGCAGAGAACCTTTAGAAAAAGAGGAAAAGTTGTCTTTTAGCCATCGTCTTGCTGAGTTGGTTAGAGAATGTAAAAGATTTCATAATAACCCAGCTACCTTATTTTTGTTACTGTCTGAATTTATTCGTTCTAGTCTCCAGTTCTACTATGCCCTTAACCGAATCTGGTGGCCAGGATTTAAAAAAGTAATGGATGATATAGAAAATAGGAATTCTGATATTGCTAAATTGATAAAAGAAGTTATTAGTCAAGGAGATCCTGATTATAGAATTCGTTTAGCGGAAGAAATACTAAAGGAGCTGAAAAGTTAA
- a CDS encoding D-alanyl-D-alanine carboxypeptidase, producing the protein MKKNIITLAIFLISVILFWKGMIFFQKNLEDFFYAQISEPLQEMAFVKIPPKKAKPELHSESAISVKINKSGKEKILLRKSATRTMPIASLTKLMTALIVLENTPENDYDFSKVVMISKTAADQDNVPVYGNLKEEEALSIEELLDLMLIYSSNDAAFAFSEVIGEELFIEKMNQKAQSLGLKNTYFTNSTGLDPEDQEQIPNYSTAQDLATFSKYILNNHPLIFKISLEKGPYSTTNGLSDLYILLNEQKIVGGKTGYTEKAGACMLLVLEDEKENYFINIILGTDSPKERIQEMQKLINWIAL; encoded by the coding sequence ATGAAAAAAAATATAATCACATTAGCTATTTTCTTAATTTCGGTTATCCTTTTCTGGAAAGGGATGATTTTCTTTCAAAAAAATCTGGAGGATTTTTTTTATGCTCAAATTTCCGAACCTCTCCAGGAAATGGCATTTGTTAAAATACCACCAAAAAAAGCAAAACCTGAGCTTCACTCAGAATCAGCAATTTCAGTCAAAATTAATAAATCAGGAAAAGAAAAAATATTATTAAGAAAAAGTGCTACAAGGACAATGCCCATTGCTTCTTTAACTAAATTAATGACAGCTCTTATTGTTTTGGAAAACACACCAGAGAATGATTATGATTTTTCCAAAGTGGTGATGATATCTAAGACGGCAGCTGACCAAGATAATGTCCCTGTTTATGGCAATCTCAAAGAGGAAGAAGCTCTTAGCATAGAAGAGCTTTTAGATTTAATGTTAATCTATTCAAGTAATGATGCAGCTTTTGCTTTTTCTGAGGTTATTGGTGAAGAGCTTTTTATTGAAAAAATGAATCAAAAAGCTCAATCTTTAGGACTTAAAAACACTTATTTTACAAATTCTACAGGTCTTGACCCAGAAGACCAAGAACAAATACCAAATTATTCTACAGCTCAAGATTTAGCAACATTTTCTAAATACATTCTTAATAATCATCCTTTGATATTTAAAATTTCTTTAGAGAAAGGACCTTATAGCACCACAAATGGTCTTTCTGATTTATATATATTATTAAATGAACAAAAAATTGTCGGAGGAAAAACAGGCTATACCGAAAAAGCAGGTGCTTGTATGTTACTGGTTTTAGAAGATGAAAAAGAAAACTATTTTATAAATATAATTTTGGGCACTGATTCTCCAAAAGAACGAATCCAAGAAATGCAAAAATTGATTAATTGGATAGCTCTATAA